The following proteins are encoded in a genomic region of Arachis stenosperma cultivar V10309 chromosome 4, arast.V10309.gnm1.PFL2, whole genome shotgun sequence:
- the LOC130973700 gene encoding uncharacterized protein LOC130973700 gives MAKEIESLTEDERRALRGSKFAPLPSLPRSSSHSQPRLAHPGGPLATNKAAALAKFLERKLKEPNGLASMNPDLLELAVNNAKRTVYASGTSNPERIVRHVDSFGDSDSKDSSDEEQNEISKVKEHKKMKKKTKKKDKQKKKKKKRKGAEDPGCAVVKKPKQKFKF, from the exons ATGGCGAAAGAAATTGAATCTCTGACAGAAGACGAAAGACGCGCACTTCGCGGAAGCAAATTCGCCCCTCTCCCTTCTCTTCCTCGCTCCAGTTCCCACTCCCAACCCAG GTTGGCACATCCCGGTGGACCATTGGCGACTAATAAAGCTGCGGCATTGGCGAAGTTTCTGGAGCGGAAGCTGAAGGAGCCTAATGGATTGGCTTCCATGAACCCTGATTTGCTTGAACTTGCTGTCAATAACGCCAAAAGGACCGTCTATGCAA GTGGTACTTCTAATCCCGAAAGAATTGTTCGACATGTGGACTCCTTTGGTGACTCTGATTCAAAG GATTCTAGTGATGAAGAACAGAATGAGATTTCCAAGGTAAAGGAACacaagaagatgaagaagaagacgaagaagaaagacaaacagaaaaagaaaaagaaaaaacgaaAG GGTGCTGAGGACCCTGGATGTGCTGTGGTGAAAAAGCCAAAACAGAAGTTTAAATTCTGA